A window of Cellulomonas fimi contains these coding sequences:
- a CDS encoding helix-turn-helix transcriptional regulator yields the protein MTQAELARRIGVTRQTVIAIEQGRYSPTLEMAFQIARELGVPLDEVFQYPDDADA from the coding sequence ATGACGCAGGCCGAGCTCGCCCGACGGATCGGCGTGACCCGCCAGACCGTCATCGCCATCGAGCAGGGCCGGTACTCGCCGACCCTCGAGATGGCCTTCCAGATCGCGCGGGAGCTCGGGGTCCCGCTCGACGAGGTGTTCCAGTACCCCGACGACGCGGACGCCTGA
- a CDS encoding DUF4386 domain-containing protein, translating to MTPKRTARLAGLLYLLVAVLGGWAHLVARAQVLDRDGATATAAAIAEHATEMRVAIAADLLAATAFALFGVLLHRLLVHVHARAAAMVVLGTWLSAVMTLVMLTFHAGAVLVVTDPAVHAAVGDADGLALLLLRMQADAYTFAGVFFCLWMAPTALLVARSGMFPRVAAPVIAAGSASWLVSAVVVGAVPALPEAVETLLVVPATVAEVGLMLYLLVVGVRTPRVPVAVPQAAVVG from the coding sequence ATGACACCGAAGCGCACCGCCCGCCTCGCGGGTCTGCTCTACCTGCTCGTCGCCGTCCTCGGCGGCTGGGCGCACCTCGTCGCCCGGGCCCAGGTGCTCGACCGCGACGGCGCCACCGCGACGGCCGCGGCGATCGCCGAGCACGCCACCGAGATGCGGGTCGCGATCGCGGCCGACCTGCTCGCCGCGACCGCGTTCGCGCTGTTCGGCGTCCTGCTGCACCGGCTGCTGGTGCACGTCCACGCCCGCGCCGCCGCGATGGTCGTGCTCGGCACGTGGCTGTCCGCCGTGATGACGCTCGTGATGCTCACGTTCCACGCCGGCGCCGTGCTCGTCGTCACCGACCCCGCCGTGCACGCGGCGGTGGGCGACGCCGACGGGCTCGCGCTGCTGCTCCTGCGCATGCAGGCCGACGCCTACACGTTCGCGGGGGTGTTCTTCTGCCTCTGGATGGCGCCGACGGCACTGCTGGTCGCACGGTCCGGGATGTTCCCGCGCGTCGCGGCGCCCGTGATCGCCGCAGGCTCCGCGTCGTGGCTCGTGTCGGCGGTCGTCGTCGGTGCCGTGCCCGCCCTGCCCGAGGCCGTCGAGACGCTGCTCGTCGTGCCCGCGACCGTCGCCGAGGTCGGCCTGATGCTGTACCTGCTGGTCGTGGGCGTGCGGACACCGCGCGTGCCCGTCGCCGTCCCGCAGGCCGCGGTCGTCGGCTGA
- a CDS encoding MFS transporter, with the protein MLGVPSRIVESVVPHRLGTGFRWLLASSWTTNLGDGIVLAAGPLLVASRTDDALVVALAALLQWLPPLLFGLWAGALTDRLDRRRLVVGVNLVRVVVLALLATAVAVDAAPVALVLVAMFLLGTAETFADNASSTLVPMLVRRDDLALANSRLMAGFVTVNQLAGPPIGAALFAAGQAVPFFSEAVLVAAGALMVSRLRVPPVHTEREPTHLVHDIAEGVRWVLHHAAVRTLVLTILIFNVTFGAAWSVLVLYAQQRLGLGAIGFGLVTTVQAVGGLVGTFGYGWLTARISLANLMRIGLIIETLTHLALALTTTAWFAMVVFFVFGAHAFVWGTTSVTIRQRAVPTALQGRVASVNLVGVFGGLVVGAGIGGVLAQHYGVTAPFWFAFVGSAIFVVLIWSQLRHVAHADEQDAPQPE; encoded by the coding sequence GTGCTCGGCGTGCCGTCGCGGATCGTGGAGTCCGTCGTCCCGCACAGGCTCGGCACCGGGTTCCGGTGGCTGCTCGCCTCGTCGTGGACGACGAACCTCGGCGACGGCATCGTGCTCGCCGCCGGCCCCCTGCTCGTCGCGTCCCGCACCGACGACGCGCTCGTCGTGGCCCTCGCGGCACTCCTGCAGTGGCTGCCGCCGCTGCTGTTCGGCCTCTGGGCGGGCGCGCTGACCGACCGGCTCGACCGGCGTCGGCTCGTCGTCGGCGTCAACCTCGTCCGGGTCGTCGTCCTCGCGCTCCTCGCCACGGCCGTCGCGGTCGACGCGGCGCCCGTCGCGCTGGTCCTCGTCGCGATGTTCCTGCTCGGCACCGCCGAGACGTTCGCCGACAACGCGTCCTCGACGCTCGTGCCGATGCTCGTGCGGCGCGACGACCTGGCCCTCGCCAACTCGCGCCTCATGGCGGGCTTCGTCACCGTCAACCAGCTCGCCGGGCCGCCGATCGGCGCCGCGCTGTTCGCCGCGGGCCAGGCCGTCCCGTTCTTCTCCGAGGCCGTGCTCGTCGCCGCGGGCGCACTCATGGTGTCGCGCCTGCGGGTGCCGCCCGTGCACACCGAGCGCGAGCCGACGCACCTCGTCCACGACATCGCCGAGGGCGTCCGCTGGGTGCTGCACCACGCGGCCGTCCGCACGCTCGTCCTGACGATCCTCATCTTCAACGTGACCTTCGGCGCCGCCTGGTCCGTGCTCGTCCTCTACGCGCAGCAGCGGCTCGGTCTCGGCGCGATCGGGTTCGGGCTCGTGACCACCGTGCAGGCCGTCGGAGGGCTCGTCGGGACGTTCGGCTACGGCTGGCTCACCGCACGGATCAGCCTCGCGAACCTCATGCGGATCGGCCTCATCATCGAGACGCTCACGCACCTCGCCCTCGCGCTGACGACGACCGCCTGGTTCGCGATGGTCGTGTTCTTCGTGTTCGGAGCGCACGCGTTCGTGTGGGGCACGACGTCCGTGACGATCCGGCAGCGGGCCGTGCCGACCGCGCTGCAAGGGCGCGTCGCGAGCGTCAACCTCGTCGGCGTGTTCGGCGGGCTCGTCGTCGGGGCCGGCATCGGCGGGGTGCTCGCGCAGCACTACGGCGTGACCGCGCCGTTCTGGTTCGCGTTCGTCGGCTCCGCGATCTTCGTCGTGCTCATCTGGTCGCAGCTGCGGCACGTCGCGCACGCCGACGAGCAGGACGCACCCCAGCCGGAGTGA
- a CDS encoding HesA/MoeB/ThiF family protein encodes MRLADPDGRVLALLRLLLDGTRDVPALAAALDEQGLHTDAADVAGVVAQLDRLGWLEDAAAPETFDAHDRERYASNLFWFDAFTTLDVPREEPQRRLRDAHVLVLGAGGLGSATLMSLAGLGVGTLTVVDQDLVELRNFARQFTYTEAEVGQPKAERVADWLRAFDPSLRVTAERRRVESQEDVADLLRRFRPDLVVHAIDDPAEIDRWVNGACVAAGVPLVRGGLAYTQGLYWSVDPGVSACQECLVRHRERLADGVDRIALEWPLVLRQEHRNRGIGPVAQVLGGLVAMEAMRYLTGLTPPAAAGRYRLVDFGGDCSTRTDPWPADPGCPVCATAPARAAASAA; translated from the coding sequence GTGCGGCTCGCCGACCCGGACGGTCGCGTCCTCGCGCTCCTGCGGCTGCTGCTCGACGGGACGCGCGACGTCCCGGCCCTCGCCGCCGCGCTCGACGAGCAGGGCCTGCACACCGACGCCGCCGACGTGGCCGGTGTCGTCGCGCAGCTCGACCGCCTCGGCTGGCTGGAGGACGCCGCCGCCCCGGAGACGTTCGACGCGCACGACCGCGAGCGCTACGCGAGCAACCTGTTCTGGTTCGACGCGTTCACGACGCTCGACGTCCCCCGCGAGGAGCCGCAGCGCCGCCTGCGCGACGCGCACGTGCTGGTCCTCGGTGCCGGGGGTCTGGGCTCGGCGACGCTGATGAGCCTCGCGGGGCTCGGGGTCGGGACGCTCACGGTCGTCGACCAGGACCTCGTCGAGCTGCGGAACTTCGCGCGGCAGTTCACGTACACCGAGGCGGAGGTCGGGCAGCCGAAGGCCGAGCGGGTCGCGGACTGGCTGCGGGCGTTCGACCCGTCGCTGCGCGTCACCGCCGAACGCCGCCGCGTCGAGTCGCAGGAGGACGTCGCGGACCTGCTGCGACGGTTCCGCCCGGACCTCGTCGTGCACGCGATCGACGACCCCGCCGAGATCGACCGGTGGGTCAACGGCGCGTGCGTCGCCGCGGGCGTGCCGCTCGTGCGCGGCGGGCTCGCGTACACGCAGGGCCTGTACTGGTCGGTCGACCCCGGGGTCAGCGCGTGCCAGGAGTGCCTGGTCCGGCACCGGGAGCGCCTCGCCGACGGCGTCGACCGGATCGCCCTGGAGTGGCCCCTCGTGCTGCGCCAGGAGCACCGCAACCGCGGGATCGGTCCCGTCGCGCAGGTGCTCGGCGGGCTCGTCGCGATGGAGGCGATGCGGTACCTGACCGGCCTGACCCCGCCCGCCGCGGCCGGCCGCTACCGTCTCGTCGACTTCGGCGGCGACTGCTCGACCCGCACCGACCCCTGGCCCGCGGACCCCGGCTGCCCGGTGTGCGCGACGGCGCCCGCGCGGGCCGCCGCGTCGGCGGCGTGA
- a CDS encoding NAD(P)/FAD-dependent oxidoreductase — MRQVVVLGAGLAGLLAAAALARPGRTVTLVERDDLPDTPGPRRGVPQSPQPHVFLHRGVQAVEELLPGTRADLVAAGAVVIDTGDLAWLASAGWAARVRQLDILSVTRPVFEHVVRQHVRTLPGVVLRTGVRVDGLAHAPVGGPDSHAWDVEVADGDPLPADLVVDATGRSSRLPSWLEHLGVSPARTDTLDARVGYSSWVVDLPHDRVGVPGIVVQTQPGGTGGIAVPVEGDRWIVGAVGAGDQRPPRDPDALLAFLDTLPDPAIAELAGAGRAVSDVAVHRQTGNQRHRYDLLPDWPDGLLVVGDALCAFNPVYGQGVTVAALEALALRTADRRRTLTRPGGAHALVRRLRRLTDLPWDIATGVDRDFVPSARRASPARRAMGRWIGEVNRLGAHGDTRAQLALGRLYHLVASPLTLLHPALVVRVVRARRRGYGPPVPRPQILVPTPTPDPA; from the coding sequence GTGCGTCAGGTCGTCGTGCTGGGCGCCGGGCTCGCCGGGCTGCTGGCCGCCGCCGCGCTCGCGCGACCCGGCCGGACCGTCACGCTCGTCGAGCGCGACGACCTCCCGGACACGCCCGGACCGCGCCGGGGCGTCCCGCAGAGCCCGCAGCCGCACGTGTTCCTCCACCGCGGCGTGCAGGCCGTCGAGGAGCTGCTGCCCGGGACCCGCGCCGACCTCGTCGCCGCGGGCGCCGTCGTGATCGACACCGGCGACCTCGCGTGGCTCGCGTCCGCCGGCTGGGCCGCCCGCGTGCGGCAGCTCGACATCCTCTCCGTGACCCGGCCCGTGTTCGAGCACGTCGTGCGGCAGCACGTCCGCACGCTCCCCGGGGTCGTCCTGCGGACCGGCGTGCGCGTCGACGGCCTCGCGCACGCGCCCGTCGGCGGACCCGACTCCCACGCGTGGGACGTCGAGGTCGCCGACGGCGACCCGCTCCCCGCGGACCTCGTCGTCGACGCCACCGGCCGCTCGTCACGCCTGCCCTCCTGGCTCGAGCACCTCGGCGTCTCCCCCGCCCGCACCGACACCCTCGACGCGCGCGTCGGCTACTCGTCGTGGGTCGTCGACCTGCCGCACGACCGCGTCGGCGTGCCCGGGATCGTCGTGCAGACCCAGCCGGGCGGCACCGGCGGCATCGCGGTCCCCGTCGAGGGCGACCGCTGGATCGTCGGCGCCGTCGGAGCCGGCGACCAGCGACCCCCGCGCGACCCCGACGCGCTGCTCGCCTTCCTCGACACCCTTCCCGACCCCGCGATCGCCGAGCTCGCCGGCGCCGGCCGCGCCGTGAGCGACGTCGCCGTCCACCGCCAGACCGGCAACCAGCGCCACCGCTACGACCTGCTGCCCGACTGGCCCGACGGGCTCCTCGTCGTCGGCGACGCCCTGTGCGCCTTCAACCCCGTCTACGGCCAGGGCGTCACCGTGGCCGCGCTCGAGGCCCTCGCGCTCCGCACGGCCGACCGCCGACGCACCCTCACCCGCCCCGGCGGCGCGCACGCGCTCGTCCGCCGGCTGCGCCGGCTCACCGACCTGCCGTGGGACATCGCGACCGGCGTCGACCGCGACTTCGTGCCGTCCGCACGACGCGCGTCGCCCGCGCGCCGCGCCATGGGCCGGTGGATCGGCGAGGTCAACCGGCTCGGCGCGCACGGCGACACCCGCGCCCAGCTCGCCCTCGGACGGCTCTACCACCTCGTCGCGTCGCCGCTCACCCTGCTGCACCCCGCCCTGGTCGTGCGGGTCGTGCGCGCCCGTCGCCGCGGCTACGGCCCGCCCGTCCCCCGCCCGCAGATCCTCGTGCCCACCCCGACCCCCGACCCCGCCTGA
- a CDS encoding pyridoxamine 5'-phosphate oxidase family protein produces MTTDTPAPRHAEQRVADTLHRLRTDVDLWVATADTAGTPYLVPLSFLWDGDSILLSTTAASPTARNLVASGRARIALGATRDVVLVDADVEVSDTVPGEVGDAFAAATGFDPRAEPQDYLWFRARLRTVQAWREANELAGRTLLRDGSWLTHP; encoded by the coding sequence ATGACCACCGACACGCCCGCGCCCCGGCACGCCGAGCAGCGCGTCGCCGACACGCTCCACCGGCTGCGGACCGACGTCGACCTGTGGGTCGCGACCGCCGACACCGCGGGGACGCCGTACCTCGTGCCGCTGTCGTTCCTCTGGGACGGCGACTCGATCCTCCTGTCGACCACGGCGGCGTCGCCGACGGCACGCAACCTCGTGGCGAGCGGGCGGGCCCGGATCGCGCTCGGGGCCACCCGCGACGTCGTGCTCGTCGACGCCGACGTCGAGGTGTCGGACACCGTGCCCGGCGAGGTCGGCGACGCGTTCGCCGCCGCGACGGGCTTCGACCCGCGCGCGGAACCGCAGGACTACCTCTGGTTCCGCGCCCGCCTCCGCACGGTGCAGGCGTGGCGCGAGGCGAACGAGCTCGCGGGCCGCACGCTCCTGCGCGACGGGTCCTGGCTCACGCACCCCTGA
- a CDS encoding alpha/beta fold hydrolase: MRLPRGVRTTIRLTDRVAPALVARVALYLWCRPAGARRPAPIPGGTRWTLPVGAGHVVGQTWGSGPRVYLVHGWGGHRGQLAAFVEPLVAAGYEVVAFDALSHGESGPGAFGPRQSTLPEMAETLASVVAAHGAAHAVVTHSFGGTTTTLAILDGLTAARVALVAPMADPLPYTRDLAAVLGFGEPTRQRFLALMARRSDRPLTDFDVARGVETHDGPLPVALVVHDTQDKEAHLADGERLARSWPGARLVTTTGLGHRRILRDPDVVAEVVAHVTAP, from the coding sequence GTGCGCCTGCCGCGGGGTGTCCGGACGACGATCCGGCTGACCGACCGCGTCGCGCCCGCGCTCGTCGCCCGCGTCGCGCTCTACCTGTGGTGCCGACCCGCCGGCGCGCGTCGACCCGCACCGATCCCCGGCGGCACCCGGTGGACGCTGCCCGTCGGTGCCGGGCACGTCGTCGGCCAGACGTGGGGGAGCGGACCGCGCGTCTACCTCGTGCACGGCTGGGGCGGGCACCGCGGCCAGCTCGCCGCCTTCGTCGAGCCGCTCGTCGCCGCCGGGTACGAGGTCGTCGCGTTCGACGCCCTCAGCCACGGGGAGTCGGGTCCGGGGGCGTTCGGCCCACGGCAGTCGACGCTCCCCGAGATGGCGGAGACCCTCGCCTCCGTGGTGGCCGCGCACGGTGCGGCGCACGCCGTCGTCACGCACTCGTTCGGCGGCACGACGACGACCCTCGCGATCCTCGACGGCCTCACCGCGGCGCGCGTCGCCCTCGTCGCCCCCATGGCCGACCCCCTGCCGTACACGCGCGACCTCGCCGCGGTGCTCGGGTTCGGCGAACCGACCCGGCAGCGGTTCCTCGCGCTCATGGCACGACGGTCGGACCGGCCGCTCACCGACTTCGACGTCGCACGGGGCGTCGAGACCCACGACGGCCCGCTGCCCGTCGCGCTCGTCGTCCACGACACGCAGGACAAGGAGGCGCACCTCGCCGACGGCGAGCGTCTGGCCCGCTCGTGGCCGGGCGCGCGTCTCGTGACGACGACCGGCCTGGGCCACCGCCGGATCCTGCGCGACCCGGACGTGGTCGCGGAGGTCGTCGCCCACGTCACCGCCCCCTGA
- a CDS encoding TetR/AcrR family transcriptional regulator — protein MGKGDETRQVVIDRAVEIAGRLGVAGLTIGSLAAATEMSKSGLFAHFRSKEALQLAVLARARESFVDEVVRPALATTRGEPRVRELFERWLATSQASAAGCLFVSAATEFDDDPGAVRDQLVRDHRDLVDSITQMYRAGVQEGQFRDHLSPEQFAHDLYGVMLGHFHAHRLLRDPDAERRTRDAFERLLAGLRTDA, from the coding sequence ATGGGCAAGGGTGACGAGACGCGGCAGGTGGTGATCGACCGTGCGGTCGAGATCGCCGGGCGCCTCGGCGTCGCGGGCCTGACCATCGGCTCGCTCGCGGCGGCCACGGAGATGTCGAAGAGCGGGCTGTTCGCGCACTTCCGGTCGAAGGAGGCGCTGCAGCTCGCGGTGCTGGCCCGGGCGCGCGAGAGCTTCGTCGACGAGGTCGTCCGCCCGGCGCTCGCGACGACGCGCGGTGAGCCGCGGGTGCGTGAGCTGTTCGAGCGGTGGCTCGCGACGTCGCAGGCCAGCGCGGCGGGGTGCCTGTTCGTCTCGGCGGCCACGGAGTTCGACGACGACCCCGGGGCGGTGCGCGACCAGCTCGTGCGCGACCACCGCGACCTCGTCGACTCGATCACGCAGATGTACCGCGCGGGGGTCCAGGAGGGGCAGTTCCGCGACCACCTGTCGCCCGAGCAGTTCGCGCACGACCTGTACGGCGTGATGCTCGGGCACTTCCACGCGCACCGGCTGCTGCGCGACCCGGACGCCGAGCGCCGTACGCGCGACGCCTTCGAGCGGCTGCTCGCCGGCCTCCGCACGGACGCCTGA
- a CDS encoding cellulose binding domain-containing protein translates to MTARRAAAGLLAAATMATGGLIAAAGAEAAVGCRVTYTVTNQWGAGFGADVKIDNLGDAVDGWTLTWAFGAGQTVTQAWNGTASQSGADVSVRDAGYNARVASGGSVSFGFNGAWNGSSNPAPTSFALNGTTCTGGTTPTSTPTSTPTATPTTTPTSTPTPTPTTTTPPPSGAWQAEDLDRGLISVRSGSGNLVQWRLLGTEPASTGFNLYRGGTKVNASPLTGATSYLDAGASASATYTVRAVVNGAEQAASGTSLTFANGYLDVPISKPGSDYVANDGSVGDLDGDGRLEVVLKWDPTNAKDNSQSGVTGNVFLDAYELDGTRLWRIDLGRNIRAGAHYTQFQVYDYDGDGKAEVAVKTADGTRSGTGQVIGNASADYRNSSGYVLSGPEYFTVFQGQTGAIAATTDYVPPRGTVSSWGDSYGNRVDRFLAGTAYLDGVRPSIVMARGYYTRAVVVAWDYRDGTLTRRWTFDSNASGNSAYAGQGNHSLSVADVDGDGRQEILYGAAAIDDNGTGLWTNRTGHGDAGHVGDLIPSRPGLEYYKVTESTNQPDSWMADARTGQLLWSTPSGSDNGRGVSGDIWSGSAGAESWSSSDSQLRNTSGTGVARKPSSANFLAWWDGDTTRELLDQTRIDKYGTGGDTRLLTGSGVHSNNGTKATPTLSGDILGDWREEVIWPTSDDSALRIYATPVPTDTRLWTLLHDQQYRVAIAWQNTAYNQPPHPSFALGAPFTLPAKPNVYLR, encoded by the coding sequence ATGACAGCACGACGGGCGGCCGCGGGACTCCTCGCGGCCGCGACGATGGCGACGGGTGGCCTCATCGCCGCCGCGGGCGCCGAGGCGGCCGTGGGCTGCCGCGTGACGTACACCGTGACGAACCAGTGGGGCGCGGGCTTCGGCGCCGACGTGAAGATCGACAACCTCGGCGACGCCGTGGACGGGTGGACGCTGACGTGGGCGTTCGGCGCGGGCCAGACGGTGACGCAGGCGTGGAACGGGACCGCGTCCCAGTCGGGGGCGGACGTCAGCGTGCGCGACGCCGGGTACAACGCCCGCGTCGCGTCGGGCGGCAGCGTGTCGTTCGGCTTCAACGGCGCGTGGAACGGGTCGTCGAACCCGGCGCCGACGTCCTTCGCTCTCAACGGCACGACCTGCACGGGCGGGACCACCCCGACGAGCACGCCGACCAGCACCCCGACGGCGACGCCCACGACCACCCCGACCAGCACCCCGACCCCGACGCCGACCACCACGACGCCACCACCGTCCGGCGCGTGGCAGGCCGAGGACCTGGACCGCGGGCTCATCAGCGTCCGCAGCGGCTCGGGGAACCTCGTGCAGTGGCGGCTGCTCGGGACGGAGCCGGCGAGCACCGGCTTCAACCTGTACCGCGGCGGCACCAAGGTGAACGCCTCGCCGCTCACCGGCGCGACCTCCTACCTCGACGCGGGCGCGTCGGCGAGCGCGACCTACACCGTGCGCGCGGTCGTGAACGGTGCCGAGCAGGCCGCGTCCGGGACGTCCCTGACGTTCGCGAACGGCTACCTCGACGTGCCGATCTCCAAGCCCGGGTCGGACTACGTCGCGAACGACGGCTCCGTCGGCGACCTCGACGGCGACGGCCGGCTCGAGGTCGTGCTCAAGTGGGACCCGACGAACGCGAAGGACAACTCGCAGTCCGGCGTGACGGGGAACGTCTTCCTCGACGCGTACGAGCTCGACGGCACGCGTCTGTGGCGCATCGACCTCGGCCGCAACATCCGAGCGGGCGCGCACTACACGCAGTTCCAGGTCTACGACTACGACGGCGACGGCAAGGCCGAGGTCGCGGTCAAGACGGCCGACGGGACGCGCTCGGGCACGGGGCAGGTGATCGGCAACGCGAGCGCGGACTACCGCAACTCGTCGGGCTACGTGCTGTCCGGCCCCGAGTACTTCACGGTGTTCCAGGGCCAGACGGGTGCGATCGCCGCGACGACGGACTATGTGCCGCCGCGCGGGACGGTGTCGAGCTGGGGCGACTCGTACGGCAACCGCGTCGACCGGTTCCTCGCCGGGACGGCCTACCTGGACGGCGTCCGGCCGTCGATCGTCATGGCGCGCGGCTACTACACGCGGGCCGTCGTCGTCGCCTGGGACTACCGCGACGGCACGCTGACGCGGCGGTGGACCTTCGACTCGAACGCGTCGGGCAACAGCGCCTACGCGGGCCAGGGCAACCACTCGCTGTCGGTCGCGGACGTCGACGGCGACGGGCGGCAGGAGATCCTGTACGGCGCGGCCGCGATCGACGACAACGGCACCGGGCTGTGGACCAACCGCACCGGGCACGGCGACGCCGGGCACGTCGGCGACCTGATCCCGAGCCGCCCCGGCCTCGAGTACTACAAGGTCACCGAGTCGACGAACCAGCCCGACTCCTGGATGGCGGACGCGCGCACCGGTCAGCTCCTGTGGAGCACACCGTCGGGTTCCGACAACGGGCGCGGGGTGTCGGGCGACATCTGGTCCGGCTCGGCGGGCGCCGAGTCGTGGTCGTCGTCGGACTCGCAGCTGCGCAACACGTCGGGCACGGGCGTCGCGCGCAAGCCGTCGTCGGCGAACTTCCTGGCCTGGTGGGACGGCGACACGACGCGCGAGCTGCTCGACCAGACGCGCATCGACAAGTACGGCACCGGCGGTGACACCCGCCTGCTGACCGGGTCGGGTGTGCACAGCAACAACGGCACCAAGGCGACACCGACACTGTCCGGCGACATCCTCGGCGACTGGCGCGAGGAGGTGATCTGGCCGACGTCGGACGACAGCGCGCTGCGGATCTACGCGACGCCGGTCCCGACCGACACGCGGCTCTGGACGCTGCTGCACGACCAGCAGTACCGCGTCGCGATCGCGTGGCAGAACACCGCGTACAACCAGCCGCCGCACCCGTCGTTCGCGCTGGGGGCGCCGTTCACCCTGCCCGCGAAGCCGAACGTGTACCTGCGCTGA
- a CDS encoding SDR family NAD(P)-dependent oxidoreductase — protein sequence MAPVDEEAVMRRAVVTGGGTGIGRAVARRLAAGGDRVVLVGRRADVLREAAAAIDAEVGAGVASVETADLREPDEVTALTGRLLDGGPVDVLVLNAGGMLDADGDDLAATARLWTDDFRLNVLTTVLLGESLLPHLPRPGGRVVAVSSVAALRGAGSYGAAKAAVNAWVTGVAARVASDGVTVNAVAPGFVPDTGFWTDRLDEADRARRLARVPAGRAGTPEEVAAAVAYLTAADAGFTTGQVLGVHGGAVLARL from the coding sequence GTGGCCCCCGTCGACGAGGAGGCGGTCATGCGGCGAGCGGTCGTGACGGGCGGGGGCACGGGGATCGGGCGCGCGGTCGCGCGGCGGCTGGCGGCGGGCGGGGACCGGGTGGTGCTCGTCGGGCGGCGCGCGGACGTGCTGCGCGAGGCCGCCGCGGCGATCGACGCCGAGGTGGGCGCGGGCGTCGCGTCGGTCGAGACGGCGGACCTGCGCGAGCCCGACGAGGTGACGGCGCTGACCGGCAGGCTGCTCGACGGCGGTCCGGTCGACGTCCTCGTCCTCAACGCGGGCGGGATGCTCGACGCCGACGGTGACGACCTGGCCGCGACTGCCCGGCTGTGGACCGACGACTTCCGCCTCAACGTCCTCACGACGGTCCTGCTCGGCGAGTCGTTGCTGCCGCACCTGCCGCGCCCGGGCGGCCGCGTCGTCGCGGTGTCGTCGGTGGCCGCGCTGCGCGGCGCCGGGTCGTACGGCGCGGCGAAGGCCGCGGTGAACGCGTGGGTCACCGGCGTCGCGGCGCGCGTCGCGTCGGACGGCGTGACCGTCAACGCGGTCGCGCCCGGCTTCGTCCCGGACACGGGCTTCTGGACGGACCGGCTCGACGAGGCGGACCGTGCCCGACGCCTCGCGCGGGTGCCGGCAGGGCGAGCGGGCACGCCCGAGGAGGTCGCGGCCGCGGTCGCCTACCTCACCGCGGCCGACGCGGGGTTCACGACAGGCCAGGTGCTGGGTGTGCACGGCGGGGCGGTGCTCGCCCGGCTCTGA
- a CDS encoding VOC family protein, with amino-acid sequence MIRLTVTSVFVDDQAKALDFYTRVLGFLPKHDIPLGEDRWLTVVSPAAPDGVELLLEPDKHPAVGPYKAALVEDGIPAAAFGVDDVHAEYERLLAAGVRFVQPPTAMGPVTTAVLDDTCGNLVQLAS; translated from the coding sequence ATGATCCGCCTCACCGTGACCAGCGTGTTCGTCGACGACCAGGCCAAGGCGCTCGACTTCTACACCCGCGTCCTCGGCTTCCTGCCGAAGCACGACATCCCGCTCGGCGAGGACCGCTGGCTGACCGTCGTGTCCCCCGCCGCGCCCGACGGCGTCGAGCTCCTCCTGGAGCCCGACAAGCACCCGGCCGTCGGCCCGTACAAGGCGGCGCTCGTCGAGGACGGGATCCCCGCGGCGGCGTTCGGCGTCGACGACGTGCACGCCGAGTACGAGCGGCTCCTCGCGGCGGGCGTGCGGTTCGTGCAGCCGCCGACGGCGATGGGGCCCGTGACGACGGCGGTCCTCGACGACACGTGCGGCAACCTCGTCCAGCTCGCGAGCTGA
- a CDS encoding ArsR/SmtB family transcription factor: protein MPDEVFKALADPTRRVILDELQERDGQSLFEICSRLAMKHGLSSTRQAISQHLDVLEAAGLVVVRREGRYKLHHLDTSPLAEITRRWPVPGTRDGLDDATTEGADP from the coding sequence GTGCCCGACGAGGTGTTCAAGGCGCTCGCCGACCCCACGCGCCGCGTGATCCTCGACGAGCTGCAGGAGCGCGACGGGCAGTCGTTGTTCGAGATCTGCTCGCGCCTCGCGATGAAGCACGGCCTGTCGTCGACCCGGCAGGCGATCTCCCAGCACCTCGACGTGCTCGAGGCGGCCGGGCTGGTCGTCGTCCGGCGCGAGGGCCGGTACAAGCTGCACCACCTCGACACGTCCCCGCTCGCCGAGATCACGCGCCGCTGGCCCGTCCCCGGGACCCGCGACGGGCTCGACGACGCCACCACCGAAGGAGCCGACCCATGA
- a CDS encoding YciI family protein, producing the protein MTDDRTRWMVLLYEDENAWATATPERQEAYLDRHRDYEQHSAEHGVAILANDALQPTAQTTTLRPGEARVRSDGPFAETTEQLGGFYLVEAASRDDVVEHARRLPPSYTIEVRPVAVIDY; encoded by the coding sequence ATGACCGACGACCGCACCCGCTGGATGGTCCTGCTGTACGAGGACGAGAACGCCTGGGCGACCGCCACCCCCGAGCGGCAGGAGGCCTACCTCGACCGGCACCGCGACTACGAGCAGCACTCCGCCGAGCACGGCGTCGCGATCCTCGCGAACGACGCGCTCCAGCCGACCGCACAGACCACGACGCTGCGCCCCGGGGAAGCCCGCGTCCGCTCCGACGGGCCGTTCGCCGAGACCACCGAGCAGCTCGGCGGCTTCTACCTCGTCGAGGCCGCGTCGCGGGACGACGTCGTCGAGCACGCACGACGCCTGCCGCCGTCGTACACGATCGAGGTCCGGCCCGTCGCGGTCATCGACTACTGA